From a region of the Triticum aestivum cultivar Chinese Spring chromosome 7D, IWGSC CS RefSeq v2.1, whole genome shotgun sequence genome:
- the LOC123167112 gene encoding uncharacterized protein At4g15970 isoform X1: protein MALFSDDDASQYQIRSSKNMTYKVRGDMKKLLPVTTFFLGAALTAALVFLNATLDVNWRPSALASWGTGTQPASNPKTKALTELAEVLKNASMEDGTVIMTSINQAYAAPGSLLDLFLESFRVGEGTAHLLDHVLIVAVDPGALRRCRSVHRHCYLLRRSPGAVDYSGEKHFMTKDYLDMMWGRNRFQQTILELGFNFLFTDIDIMWFRNPLRHIAITSDVAIASDFFNGDPESMGNRPNGGFLYVRSANRTVEFYRRWRRARRRFPAGTNEQEILGRAQGELSRRSGVRMQFLDTAHCGGFCQLSGDMGRVCTLHANCCTGLANKVHDLRNVLRDWRNYTAAPPEDRRVGGFQWTRPGRCIR from the exons ATGGCGCTCTTCTCTGATGATGATGCGTCCCAATATCAAATTAGGAGCAGCAAAAATATGACCTATAAGGTGAGAGGGGACATGAAGAAGCTCCTCCCAGTCACCACCTTCTTCCTCGGCGCGGCGTTGACAGCGGCGTTGGTCTTCCTCAATGCTACACTGGATGTGAACTGGCGGCCCTCCGCCCTGGCCTCATGGGGCACTGGTACTCAGCCAGCCTCCAACCCCAAG ACGAAAGCATTGACAGAACTGGCAGAGGTGCTGAAGAACGCATCCATGGAGGACGGCACGGTGATCATGACGTCAATCAACCAGGCGTACGCTGCTCCAGGGTCCCTCCTGGACCTCTTCCTGGAGAGCTTCCGGGTGGGCGAGGGCACTGCACACCTGCTGGACCACGTCCTGATCGTGGCCGTCGACCCCGGCGCGCTCCGGCGGTGCCGGTCGGTGCACCGGCACTGCTACCTCCTCCGTCGCTCCCCGGGCGCCGTGGACTACAGCGGCGAGAAGCACTTCATGACCAAGGACTACCTCGACATGATGTGGGGCAGGAACCGGTTCCAGCAGACCATCCTCGAGCTCGGCTTCAACTTCCTCTTCACG GACATCGACATCATGTGGTTCCGGAACCCGCTGCGGCACATCGCCATCACGTCGGACGTGGCGATCGCGAGCGACTTCTTCAACGGGGACCCGGAGAGCATGGGGAACCGGCCCAACGGCGGGTTCCTGTACGTGCGGTCGGCGAACCGGACGGTGGAGTTctaccggcggtggcggcgcgcgcgGCGCAGGTTCCCGGCGGGGACCAACGAGCAGGAGATCCTGGGGCGGGCGCAGGGGGAGCTGAGCCGGCGCTCCGGCGTGCGGATGCAGTTCCTGGACACGGCGCACTGCGGGGGCTTCTGCCAGCTGAGCGGCGACATGGGCAGGGTGTGCACGCTGCACGCCAACTGCTGCACCGGCCTCGCTAACAAGGTGCACGACCTCAGGAACGTGCTCAGGGA
- the LOC123167112 gene encoding uncharacterized protein At4g15970 isoform X2, translated as MTYKVRGDMKKLLPVTTFFLGAALTAALVFLNATLDVNWRPSALASWGTGTQPASNPKTKALTELAEVLKNASMEDGTVIMTSINQAYAAPGSLLDLFLESFRVGEGTAHLLDHVLIVAVDPGALRRCRSVHRHCYLLRRSPGAVDYSGEKHFMTKDYLDMMWGRNRFQQTILELGFNFLFTDIDIMWFRNPLRHIAITSDVAIASDFFNGDPESMGNRPNGGFLYVRSANRTVEFYRRWRRARRRFPAGTNEQEILGRAQGELSRRSGVRMQFLDTAHCGGFCQLSGDMGRVCTLHANCCTGLANKVHDLRNVLRDWRNYTAAPPEDRRVGGFQWTRPGRCIR; from the exons ATGACCTATAAGGTGAGAGGGGACATGAAGAAGCTCCTCCCAGTCACCACCTTCTTCCTCGGCGCGGCGTTGACAGCGGCGTTGGTCTTCCTCAATGCTACACTGGATGTGAACTGGCGGCCCTCCGCCCTGGCCTCATGGGGCACTGGTACTCAGCCAGCCTCCAACCCCAAG ACGAAAGCATTGACAGAACTGGCAGAGGTGCTGAAGAACGCATCCATGGAGGACGGCACGGTGATCATGACGTCAATCAACCAGGCGTACGCTGCTCCAGGGTCCCTCCTGGACCTCTTCCTGGAGAGCTTCCGGGTGGGCGAGGGCACTGCACACCTGCTGGACCACGTCCTGATCGTGGCCGTCGACCCCGGCGCGCTCCGGCGGTGCCGGTCGGTGCACCGGCACTGCTACCTCCTCCGTCGCTCCCCGGGCGCCGTGGACTACAGCGGCGAGAAGCACTTCATGACCAAGGACTACCTCGACATGATGTGGGGCAGGAACCGGTTCCAGCAGACCATCCTCGAGCTCGGCTTCAACTTCCTCTTCACG GACATCGACATCATGTGGTTCCGGAACCCGCTGCGGCACATCGCCATCACGTCGGACGTGGCGATCGCGAGCGACTTCTTCAACGGGGACCCGGAGAGCATGGGGAACCGGCCCAACGGCGGGTTCCTGTACGTGCGGTCGGCGAACCGGACGGTGGAGTTctaccggcggtggcggcgcgcgcgGCGCAGGTTCCCGGCGGGGACCAACGAGCAGGAGATCCTGGGGCGGGCGCAGGGGGAGCTGAGCCGGCGCTCCGGCGTGCGGATGCAGTTCCTGGACACGGCGCACTGCGGGGGCTTCTGCCAGCTGAGCGGCGACATGGGCAGGGTGTGCACGCTGCACGCCAACTGCTGCACCGGCCTCGCTAACAAGGTGCACGACCTCAGGAACGTGCTCAGGGA